The Lacticaseibacillus pabuli region TATCACCAACGTAAATTCGCGTGGTATGCAACGTCTGCAGATCAAGGCCTGCCGCCAAGGGTGCTAGCCGCCGGTGAGCTTCCAGTGTCGGTAATCCGTCCCCCAACGGACCCCGCTGCTGCCCATCGCCCGGAATGAACGCCATCGTCTTCAGCCCCAATGATTGCAACCAGCCGTTCTTGCGGCGGTACCAATCGCGATCCAGACCCGTTTCAGGTCGCGGATAGTAATTGTGCCAAGCCTCAATGTGATTAAAGTCCGCACCGGTCTCTTGCAACGCATCATAGTCCGTCTGCGTCAGCGTACTAGCGTTTAACGCGATTGGCATCGCATGACTTAACGCCGCCACCGTGGCCATTGGCAGACCGTAATCAATCCGCAAGCCACTAACGCCGGATGCCAGCACGGTAGCCGGTTCGGCAGGCTTCCAGCCCATTCGTTGGAAGCCGTCACTCGAAATATCGGCGATAAGTTCCAAATCAAGTGCCTGACACCATTGTGCGAGAATCGCCAATCGCGGTGCCAATTGCGTGACGTCATCTTCAGGGATGTGCAGTGAGGTAAAAACACCGGTGAATCCCGCTCGCGCCATTTTGCGCATATATGCATGGGTCGCGTCATTTGGCGCAGTGCCTAAATAAACTGAAAAACCAAACAATGTGTCATCTCCAATCACACTGGTTTGAAAATCACCAAATAAGTAAAAAAATCAGCCGCCAAGGAAATGTAAGCCT contains the following coding sequences:
- a CDS encoding DUF871 domain-containing protein; the protein is MFGFSVYLGTAPNDATHAYMRKMARAGFTGVFTSLHIPEDDVTQLAPRLAILAQWCQALDLELIADISSDGFQRMGWKPAEPATVLASGVSGLRIDYGLPMATVAALSHAMPIALNASTLTQTDYDALQETGADFNHIEAWHNYYPRPETGLDRDWYRRKNGWLQSLGLKTMAFIPGDGQQRGPLGDGLPTLEAHRRLAPLAAGLDLQTLHTTRIYVGDNTLTDESIKAYAEYLNEGTICLHAPEMPPVLGMETWHNRQDVARDVIRLAEGRRLQLLDTTPLPTQPRPRGTITLDNDQYQRYAGELQITKRDLPMNSAVNVIGHISADDLALLPFVGAGQAIRLIRE